A segment of the Lolium perenne isolate Kyuss_39 chromosome 3, Kyuss_2.0, whole genome shotgun sequence genome:
agataaggagaggttgctacagtagtaaacaacttccaagacacaaaataaaaacaaagtactgtagtaaaaaccatgggttgtctcccataagcgcttttctttaacgcctttcagctaggcgcagaaagtgtgtatcaagtattatcaagagacgaagtgtcaacatcataatttgttctaataatagaatcaaaaggtaacttcattctctttctagggaagtgttccatacctttcttgagaggaaattgatattttatattaccttccttcatatcaatgatagcaccaacggttcgaaaaaaaggtcttcccaatataatgggacaagatgcattgcattcaatatccaagacaacaaaatcaacggggacaaggttattgttaacggtaatgcgaacattatcaactttcccccaaaggtttctttgtagaatgatcagcaagattaacatccaaataacaatttttcagcggtggcaagtcaagcatattataaattttcttaggcataacggaaatacttgcaccaagatcacataaggcattacaatcaaaatcattaaccctcatcttaatgatgggctcccaaccatcctctagctttctaggaatagaggcttcgcgctctagtttctcttctctagcttttatgagagcatttgtaatatgttgcgtgaaagccaaatttatagcactagcattaggacttttagcaagtttttgtaagaactttataacttcagagatgtggcaatcatcaaaattcaaaccattataatctaaagcaatgggatcatcatccccaatgttggaaaaaatttcagcagttttatcacaggcgatttcaatgattttagcagtttcgggcagtttctcgcgctttggattagaagtggaaacattgctaacaccaattcttttattattaatagtaggaggtgcagcaacatgtgtagcattagcattacttgtggtggtaatagtccaaactttagctacatttttctctttagctagtttttcattttcttctctatcccacctagcacgcaattcagccattaatcttatattctcattaattctaacttggatggcatttgctgtagtaacaattttattttcaatatccctactaggcataactttcgatttcaaaagatcaacatcagaggcaagactatcaaccttagaagcaagtatatcaattttcccaagcttttcttcaacagatttgttaaaagcagtttgtgtactaataaattctttaagcatagcttcaagtccagggggtgtgttcctattattattgtaagaattcccataagaattaccatagccgttgccattattataaggatatggcctatagttgttactagaattgttccggtaagcattgttgttgaaattattatttttaatgaagtttacatcaacatgttcttcttgggcaaccaatgaagctaacggaacattattaggatcaacattagtcctatcattcacaagcatagacataatagcatcaatcttatcactcaaggaagaggtttcttcgacagaatttaccttcttaccttgtggagctctttccgtgtgccattcagagtagttgatcatcatattatcaagaagctttgttgcttcaccaagagtgatggacataaaggtacctccagcagctgaatccaataggttccgcgaagaaaaattcagtcctgcataaaaggtttggatgatcatccaagtagtcagtccatgggttgggcaatttttaaccaaagatttcattctttcccatgcttgtgcaacatgttcagtatctaattgtttaaaattcattatgctactcctcaaagatataattttagcagggggataatatctaccaataaaagcatccttgcatttagtccaggaatcaatactattcttaggcagagatagcaaccaatctttagctcttcctcttaatgagaaagggaacaattttaatttaataatatcaccatctacatctttatacttttgcatttcacatagttcaacaaaattattaagatgggcagcagcatcatcagaactaacaccagaaaattgctctcgcataacaagatttagtaaagcaggtttaatttcaaagaattctgctgtagtagcaggtggagcaataggtgtgcataagaaatcattattatttgtggttatgaagtcacacaacttagtattttcaggagtacccattttagcaacagtaaataaagcaaactagataaagtaaatgcaagtaactaatttttttgtgtttttgatatagcaaacaagatagcaaataaagtaaaactagcaactaatttttttgtattttgatttagtgcagcaaacaaagtagtaaataaaactaagcaagacaaaaacaaagtaaagagattgggaagtggagactccccttgcagtgtgtcttgatctccccggcaacggcgccagaaaaagagcttgatacgcgtatagcacgcgtccgttgggaaccccaagaggaaggtgtgatgcgtacagcggcaagttttccctcagtatgaaaccaaggtttatcgaaccagtaggagccaagaagcacgttgaaggttgatggcggcgggatatagtgcggcgcaacaccagagattccggcgccaacgtggaacctgcacaacacaaccacagtactttgccccaacgaaacagtgaggttgtcaatctcaccggcttgctgtaacaaaggattaatcgtattgtgtggaagatgattgtttacagaaaacagtagaacagtattgcagtagattgtatttcagtatagagaattggaccggggtccacagttcactagaggtgtctctcccataagataaacagtatgttgggtgaacaaattacagttgggcaattgacaaataaagagggcatgaccatgcacatacatattatgatgagtatagtgagatttaattgggcattacgacaaagtacatagaccgctatccagcatgcatctatgcctaaaaagtccaccttcaggttatcatccgaaccccctccagtattaagttgctaacaacagacaattgcattaagtattgcgcgtaatgtaatcagtaactacatccttgaacatagcaccaatgttttatccctagtggcaacagcacatccataatcttagagatttctgtcacttccccagattcacggagacatgaacccactatcgagcataaatactccctcttggagttacaaacatctacttggccagagcatctactagtaacggagagcatgcaagatcataaacaacacatagacacaactttgataatcaacataacaagtattctctattcatcggatcccaacaaacgcaacatatagaattacagatagatgatcttgatcatgttaggcagctcacaagatccaacaatgaagcataatggggagaagacaaccatctagctactgctatggacccatagtccaggggtagactactcacacatcactccggaggcgaccatggcggcgtagagtcctccgggagatgaatcccctctccggcagggtgctggaggcgatctcctgaatcccccgagatgggattggcggcggcggcgtctctggaaggttttccgtatcgtggctctcggtactgggggtttcgcgacggaggctttaagtaggcggaagggcaggtcaagaggcggcacgaggggcccacactacaggccggcgcggccagggcttgggccgcgccgccctgtagtctggtcacctcgtggccccacttcgtctcctcttcggtcttcaggaagcttcgtggcaaaataggaccctgggcgttgatttcgtccaattccgagaatatttcgttactaggatttctgaaacaaaaacaataaaaacaaagaatcggcacttcggcatcttgttaataggttagttccagaaaatgcacgaatatgacataaagtgtgcataaaacatgtagatatcatcaataatgtggcatggaacacaagaaattatcgatacgtcggagactatcagcgttgatttcgtccaattccgagaatatttccttactaggatttctgaaaccaaaaacaacagaaaacagcaactggcacttcggcatcttgttaatagttagttccagaaaatgcataaatatgatgtaaagtatgcataaaacatgtagatatcatcaataatgtggcatggaacataagaaattatcgatacgtcggagacgtatcaggcggcgcggcccaggtgctggccgcgcggccctggcgtgtggggccctcgtggcgccccctgacctacccttccgcctacttaagccttcgtcgataatagttccagtaccgagagccacgatacggaaaaccttccagagacgccgccgccaatcccatctcgggggattcaggagatcgcctccggcaccctgctagagaggggaatcatctcccagaggactcttcaccgccatggtcgcctccggagtgatgtgtgagtagttcacccctggactatgggtccatagcagtagctagatggtcgtcttctcctaattgtgctatcattgttggatcttgtgagctgcctaacatgatcaagatcatctatttgtaatgctacatgttgcgtttattgggatccgatgaataatgaatgctatgttatgttgattatcaatctatcatatatgtgttgtttatgatcttgcatgctctccgttattagtagaggctctggccaagtcgttacttgtaactccaagagggagtatttatgctcgatagtgggttcatgcctccattaaatctgggacagtgacagaaagttctaaggttgtggatgttctgttgccactagggataaaacatcaatgctatgtctaaggatgtatttgttgattacattacgcaccatacttaatgcaattgtctgttgtttgcaacttaatactggagggggttcggatgataacctgaaggtggactttttaggcatagatgcatgctggatagcggtctatgtaccttgtcgtaatgcccaattaaatctcacactactcatcataacatgtatgtgcattgtcatgccatctttatttgtcaattgcccaactgtaatttgttcacctaacatgctatttatcttatgggagagacaccactagtgaactgtggaccccggtccattcttttacatcgaatacaatctactgcaatactcgttctactgtattctgcaaacatcatcatccacattatacatctaatcccttgttacagcaagccggtgagattgacaacctcactgttaagttggggcaaagtatcttggttatgttgtgcaggttccacgttggcgccggaatccctggtgttgcgccgcactacacttcaccgccatcaaccttcaacgtgcttcttgactcctactggttcgataaccttggtttcttactgagggaaaagctttccgctgtacgcatcacacattcctcttggggttcccaacgggcgtgtgctttacgcgtcatcatagtcatagttgtacttgtggccatttgcttcaaactccaccaATGGACCTTCCCGCATTGCAAGTCTTGTCATTAGTGGTGATCGTTGAAGAACATTGATATCATTGCAAGACCCGGGCATTCCAAAAAATGCATGCCAGATCCAAGTCTCTTGATCGGCGACCGCTTCAAGGAatatggtggcatccttcttgtacCCTTTGAATCGTTCATGCCATGCTGCtggacaattcttccaactccaatgcatacaatcaatggaACCAAGCATACCGGGAAACCCCCGGTTGCCGTTGATCTCCAAAAGCCTTGCCGTGTCTTAAGCATTGGGGGCACTCAAGTATGTGGATCCGAAAACATTCACAATTGCAACGACAAAGCGCTTCACACACAAGATAGAAGTGCTCTCTCCCATGGCCAAATGATCATCAACTAGATCCGCCGGTATACCATATGCCAGCAAGGCGGCGGTCACCTTTTGATATGTGCTATGACCAAGTTCTCCTGCGGCATTTCTCCTTTGCTCAATGAACCgatcatacttggtcacctccatTGCGATGTGCTTGAATAAATTGATGCTCATCCGAAAACGCCgccgaaaatagctttcgggAAATATCGCATTATCATTGAAATACGACCGCATCAACCTCTCATGCCCTTCAATCCTTTCTCTCCACAACTTCTGTCTACCGAACACCGATCCACCAATTTTTGGCTTCTTGACGGCGCGGTATGCTAATAGTAGCGATATGTTCTCATCTTCCTCTTGGTCgtactcgtcatccgatgaatcGTACGATAAAAtctacaaatatacatatgaaatTACTTAACTACAACTATAGTAGCTAAATCGGCGACCAAAATCATGGCGGATGGCCGGCCGGCGGAGGTGTATACCTTCCAAGCAAATCGGCGAGCATCTTGGCTGCGCCATGTCGCTAGCAACCTCGAAGACGACGACATGGCGGCGGCGTGGGGTCTGTAGAGGAGAAGGCGCGAGTGACGCGGGGAGAAGCGCCGGCTGTCCCCGTCGGTGGCGACAACGCTCGGTCGCTACAGCGCGGCGGAGTGGCCGCTACTGCCGGCAGGAGGCGCGGGCGAGGTGGATCTACGGCGCGGCGGCGAGCAACAGCAGGGCCGGTGGCGGAATCGACCGGAGGCAGCGGAATTTCGCGGCGGCGGTGCGGTGAGAAATGGAGGGCGCGGGCGCGGGGGGAAATTTCCAGCCGTTGGGTATTCGCGCGTGCGCCAAGCGATGCTGCGTGGTGTAGCCGACGCGTCACATTTGGCTCGGGATTGTGCAAAACGGCGCGCGCCCTAAATTTTTTGCAGCGCCGCGCCGTTTGCCGCGCCTGCTGGAGGAGCGATTCCACCTCCGCGCGCTGCAATTCGGCGGTTAATATATCGTGCGTCCTATATAGCGCGAATgctctaagggcatgtacaatggtgatatcttaGCAGTGTCACGTAGGATAAATGCTGAGGTGGATGAAagataaaagaaaaaaaagactTTGCATTCTCTTAGCTAAGATATCACCTCTTAGCTCATCTCTCTCACCATAAAATTAGGATATCTCGTTActaaagataagactaaaaaacaAACCATTGTACATCATATTTTATTGTTATATTTAGATTACATAGCAGGATTAAGATAAGACAATCTTATCAACCATTGCACATGTCCTAACAGATTTCTCTGCGCTGCCGTTGGACGAGACCGACGATGGGGCCGTTGAAGGCGGGTGAGCCGCGAAACACGGCACTGGACGCGGTCAAAAACAACATTGTTGGGTCCACCACCTGATGGTGCATGCAGAGCTCGCTGCAGATCCAGATCAAGCGTACGTTGAGATTTTGTATGCGCGGCTCCTATATATTGAGAGCTTTTAGTGAGGGTGCTGGCTAGCTAGACAGGTTGCCAACGGAAGCAAATTAACGATATGCATTCATGGATCAACAAGACTACAAGAGGCCTGCTGGGAGGATCGATGTGTGCTCGAGTTCGGCCATGTCGCGCCGCCGTGGAGTGCACTTAACTGAAACGAGCGGGCTCGGCCGTCTAGCCGACGTGGACACTTGGCCGATTTCTTTCTTGTTGCTTGTTGATCGATGAATACGTACGACACAGAGCAACGATATTCTCTTCTGAAATCGAAGGCCTTGTTCATTAACTCGATCTCTGCTGGTGCGCATCAAGCGATGCTTACAGATCGATCCTAATAATCCCTTGTTATTGCAAAGTTTATTATACTACTAAAAAATTAACAAACTCGATCGTGTCCTAATATAATCATAAAAGTGTGACATGCCACACTGGCTAGGTAGGTAATTGAATCACTAGCTAACTATAGGAGGTCTCTTTTCAATCCTATTGTTTATAAGTACACTCCTAGTTAATTAGGAGGGTTGACACAGACGAGGCAGTTGCAGTAGCGGACGACGAGGTGCTTGACGGTGCAGAAGGCGTCGTAGATGATCATGTTCGGGTAGTTGTCCTTGCACTCCAGCCTGCAGTGCCAGTCCATGCAGATCACGGAGTGGAAACGGGTCTTCGAGCATTTCTGATCTGCACATAGTTAAAGCATACATTCTCCTATTAGTTAGCAATGCAAACCAGTCGTATATCGGCATAACCGGAGGATATCGTTTCATATttacaagagaaatgaagaagggATCTAGGGGGAGCAGGTACCTGCGAGAGTAGCCGGAGTTGCCAGAGCAGCCGGAGCACTTGCGAGAAGGACGAGAAGGACGAGGAAACAGAGCTTGGTTCTCCCCTCCATTTGTAGGTCACACATGCAAACTCTGGTGTGTATGTTGTGTATACTCTTCGTTTTGGGCTTCGATGAGATGGAATGGGTGTGTGAAGAACTCTAAAGGGAACACAAACATATATAGTAGGCGATGTACGTGGGTATGTGGACGAGAGAAAGGAAGAGAATAAGTTGCAGGAGATCCTAGATGCGAGGAGGAACGCGCGAGTCAAGCAGAATATTCTGTTGTAGCTAATGACCCGATATATCCAATTGACCAGACTACTCCGTCCATCTCTCCACAGGCCGTTGCGCTTCTCAGCTGTTGCATGCAGCTCTATGCATCTTCTCGCACGGCTGAAGACGTTCACTTCACACGGAACATCGATCGATCCACAACACTCGTGCTAGCTACTCAAATCAGCGCCGCGTACATGCATACCTACATGCGGTCTCCTATAAGTGATGTCCATTCTGCACCTTAAACTTGTAGTGGTTAATTAAATTGAACCACCAACGAATCCTTGAATGGCACTCCAAACTCACTACCGGAAAAACTGTTGTACCTATGCCGAACTCTGCAAACACCAAACAGCGCCATTTGACGAGTGTCGAGCAACAAACACTCAGCAAATAGACACCACCGGACAATTTTAAAACACGCTCGGCAAACACACTACTCGGCAAAAAAATATAAAATACGCTTGGCAAACGAAGGGACTCGTGGCAACCGCGGTCATACCAAACGGTGCCATGAAGGAGCTATGGCTTCGCCGTGTGTATTTTTTTCTATTTATTCGTTTTCAGCATTTTCATTTTACAGTTCCTTATAATGAGCCTACCATTTTCATATACGTATGTGCATATTgccatttcaaatagtgttgccgAATAGAACTTTTAACTTTTTTCTACAGAAAATCATTTTGTAAGTACTAAAATGCATGTCTTTTTGTGAATCAATTTCACAGCAAGTGAGTTAGGTCATAACCTTTTCATGACATAGTTTGTCAGAACGAGCACATATCGTGTGCGCACACATGTGTATCTTGGAATGGCGAATAGTGTTGACGAACGAAGTTTTCAATTTCTTTGCACAAAAATTCTATTTTTCGTTTTATAAATGCCAAACCCGAGGTTTTTGTGAAGAAGCTACAACAAATGTAATACTTGTGCAAACCATGTCTACAAAAATAGTTGAACACTTTTATTTACGATGGTTCACAtacctgctgatgatgatgctaGTTTGCTGGGAATTTCTGGAAATTCAAAGGTTTCCTGCAGATCTAGGAGAAAGCGGCCAAATTTGAACTATAAGTCATCTTTTGCTTGTTTAAGATTTTTTGCACAAATCATGTTTAGGTGCACAATGAGTTGTTTGAATGGAGATACGATGTCGGTTCCACGGGgttccctctacctctagtgtactCCAAAGCGCCGGCTCCACTGAAACGTCATTTCAAGTCAGACCAAATATAGGCACAACTAATTCAATAAAATAGAAAAAATGGGAAACGTTCACACATTGTCATTTTATGTAACCtaattgtgggaaaagtaacaaaCTTGAAACGAAGGAgttattccaaaaaaaaaaaaaaacttcgcATAACTGAGCTACCACGTAAGAAGATGCATggctttccggagaagtgagctaGGCAATGACGTTAACGATGACATAGTGCACACACGCACACATGTTTTGTTTCAATGGGGATATGATGTCGGTATCACGGGATTCCTTCCAGTGAGCCTCGAAGCAACCATTTTGGCATTCCATCATTTCAAATGATTGTTAGTTTTGTGAAGGgtttttataaaaaaaattgtgaaaaACCATGTTTATTATTTTCCTTGCAACTATTGCACGTAAAAAGATCTGGCGGCGCAAGTATTacattttttagtttttttatttGTTCTATAGGTGTTCAAATGTTTGCCAAGTGTCTTTACAACACTCGGCAATGACCGTTGCCGTCTTGATTGGAAGAAATATGAGTCCTACGGACCGTGTCTTTCTGCCATCAGATCTGGGAGGATCCAACGTGCCTCCATCTTAACCTGTAAGCCACCTGCCCATAGGTGTGTCTTGgtcctcctccctctctctccttATCATGGACGTCGGATACACAAGGGGACATGCTAAGCGTCGGCCCTGCCAAAGATGGACACATACTGTGGTGCTTGTGGCATGAC
Coding sequences within it:
- the LOC139837900 gene encoding uncharacterized protein, with translation MSSSSRLLATWRSQDARRFAWKILSYDSSDDEYDQEEDENISLLLAYRAVKKPKIGGSVFGRQKLWRERIEGHERLMRSYFNDNAIFPESYFRRRFRMSINLFKHIAMEVTKYDRFIEQRRNAAGELGHSTYQKVTAALLAYGIPADLVDDHLAMGESTSILCVKRFVVAIVNVFGSTYLSAPNA